Proteins encoded within one genomic window of Streptomyces profundus:
- the glmM gene encoding phosphoglucosamine mutase produces MGRLFGTDGVRGVANEDLTAELALGLSVAAAQVLTGSKSPDGRRPTAVVGRDPRASGEFLEAAVVAGLASAGVDVLRVGVLPTPAVAYLTGALGANFGVMLSASHNPMPDNGIKFFARGGHKLADDLEDRIETCYRDHAAGQSWDRPVGAGVGRVTEYTEGFDGYVSHLVGVLPNRIDGLKVVIDTAHGAASRVAPEAFARAGADVISIGAKPDGLNINDGCGSTHLDHLRDAVLSHSADLGIAVDGDADRCLAVDGDGAEVDGDQILAVLGLAMREAGTLRHNTVVATVMSNLGFTLAMEREGLLLKQTAVGDRYVLEEMKRGGYSLGGEQSGHVIVLDHATTGDGSLTGLLLAARVAATRRPLAELAGVMERLPQVLINVRDVDRGRVAESRELAEAVAEAERQLGETGRVLLRPSGTEPLVRVMVEAADAAQARAVAAGLADVVKSALG; encoded by the coding sequence GTGGGACGACTCTTCGGTACGGACGGTGTACGCGGTGTCGCCAACGAGGATCTGACGGCCGAGCTGGCGCTCGGCCTGTCGGTCGCCGCGGCGCAGGTGCTGACCGGCTCGAAGAGTCCCGACGGCCGCCGACCGACCGCGGTGGTGGGCCGCGACCCCCGCGCCTCGGGCGAGTTCCTCGAAGCGGCCGTGGTCGCCGGTCTCGCCTCCGCCGGCGTCGACGTGCTGCGGGTCGGCGTGCTGCCGACGCCCGCTGTGGCGTATCTGACGGGTGCGCTGGGCGCCAACTTCGGCGTGATGCTCTCCGCGAGCCACAACCCGATGCCGGACAACGGGATCAAGTTCTTCGCCAGGGGCGGCCACAAGCTGGCCGACGATCTGGAGGACCGGATCGAGACCTGCTACCGGGACCACGCGGCCGGCCAGTCCTGGGACCGCCCGGTGGGCGCGGGCGTGGGCCGGGTCACCGAGTACACCGAGGGCTTCGACGGCTATGTGTCGCACCTGGTGGGCGTGCTGCCCAACCGGATCGACGGCCTCAAGGTCGTCATCGACACCGCCCACGGCGCCGCCTCCAGGGTCGCGCCCGAGGCGTTCGCCCGCGCCGGCGCCGACGTGATCAGCATCGGCGCCAAGCCCGACGGGCTCAACATCAACGACGGCTGCGGCTCCACCCACCTCGACCATCTGCGGGACGCGGTGCTCAGCCACAGCGCCGACCTCGGCATCGCGGTCGACGGCGACGCGGACCGCTGCCTGGCCGTCGACGGCGACGGCGCCGAGGTCGACGGGGACCAGATCCTCGCCGTGCTGGGCCTGGCGATGCGGGAGGCCGGCACGCTGCGGCACAACACCGTGGTCGCCACCGTGATGTCCAACCTGGGCTTCACCCTGGCCATGGAGCGCGAGGGGCTGCTGCTCAAGCAGACCGCGGTGGGCGACCGCTATGTGCTGGAGGAGATGAAGCGCGGCGGCTACTCGCTCGGCGGCGAGCAGTCCGGCCATGTGATCGTGCTGGACCACGCGACCACGGGCGACGGCTCCCTCACCGGGCTGCTGCTGGCCGCCAGGGTCGCCGCCACCCGCCGCCCGCTGGCGGAGCTGGCCGGCGTGATGGAGCGGCTGCCGCAGGTGCTGATCAACGTGCGGGACGTCGACAGGGGCCGGGTCGCCGAGAGCCGCGAGCTGGCCGAGGCGGTGGCCGAGGCCGAGCGGCAGCTCGGCGAGACGGGCCGGGTGCTGCTGCGGCCCTCGGGCACCGAGCCGCTGGTGCGGGTCATGGTGGAGGCGGCGGACGCCGCGCAGGCGCGGGCGGTCGCGGCCGGCCTCGCCGATGTGGTCAAGTCGGCGCTGGGCTGA
- the rpsI gene encoding 30S ribosomal protein S9: MAETTPENLDAEVPEVQEYTTESTGEEFAASGEELNARFGDPLPGAGTGRRKNAIARVRIVPGSGKWRINGRTLEGYFPNKVHQQSVNEPFKVLELDERYDVVARIAGGGISGQAGALRLGVSRALNEADVENNRGALKKAGFLTRDARAVERKKAGLKKARKGTQYSKR, from the coding sequence GTGGCCGAGACCACCCCCGAGAACCTGGACGCCGAGGTCCCCGAGGTTCAGGAGTACACCACCGAGAGCACGGGCGAGGAGTTCGCCGCCTCCGGTGAGGAGCTGAACGCCCGCTTCGGTGACCCGCTCCCCGGCGCCGGCACCGGCCGCCGCAAGAACGCCATCGCCCGGGTCCGGATCGTCCCCGGCTCCGGCAAGTGGCGCATCAACGGCCGCACGCTGGAGGGGTACTTCCCCAACAAGGTGCACCAGCAGTCCGTGAACGAGCCGTTCAAGGTGCTGGAGCTCGACGAGCGCTACGACGTGGTCGCCCGGATCGCGGGCGGCGGCATCTCGGGCCAGGCCGGCGCGCTGCGCCTCGGCGTGTCCCGCGCGCTCAACGAGGCGGACGTGGAGAACAACCGCGGTGCGCTGAAGAAGGCCGGCTTCCTGACCCGTGACGCCCGTGCGGTGGAGCGGAAGAAGGCCGGTCTGAAGAAGGCCCGTAAGGGGACGCAGTACAGCAAGCGGTAA
- the rplM gene encoding 50S ribosomal protein L13 — translation MRTYSPKPGDVQRQWHVIDAADVVLGRLASQAATLLRGKHKPVYAPHVDTGDFVIIVNADKVHLSGNKRTQKLAYRHSGYPGGLRSVRYGDLLEQNPERAVEKAVKGMLPKNTLGRQMLSKLKVYAGPDHPHAAQRPVPFEITQVAQ, via the coding sequence GTGCGTACGTACAGCCCCAAGCCAGGCGACGTCCAACGTCAGTGGCACGTCATTGACGCTGCCGATGTCGTCCTGGGCCGACTGGCCTCCCAGGCCGCCACCCTTCTGCGGGGCAAGCACAAGCCGGTGTACGCGCCGCACGTTGACACCGGTGACTTCGTCATCATCGTCAACGCCGACAAGGTGCACCTGTCCGGCAACAAGCGGACCCAGAAGCTCGCCTACCGCCACTCCGGCTACCCGGGCGGTCTCCGCTCGGTGCGCTACGGGGACCTGCTGGAGCAGAACCCGGAGCGCGCGGTGGAGAAGGCCGTCAAGGGGATGCTCCCCAAGAACACCCTGGGCCGTCAGATGCTCTCGAAGCTGAAGGTCTACGCAGGCCCCGACCACCCGCACGCGGCTCAGCGCCCTGTGCCGTTCGAGATCACCCAGGTCGCGCAGTAG
- a CDS encoding ABC-F family ATP-binding cassette domain-containing protein produces the protein MGHIEAAHVEYHLPDGRTLLADVSFRVGDGEIAALVGANGAGKTTLLRLAAGELTPHGGTVTVSGGLGVMPQFVGSVRDERTVRDLLVSVAERRLREAALALDAAELTMMENDDEPAQLAYAQALSDWGEARGYEAETLWDICTVAALGVPFEQARWREVRTLSGGEQKRLVLEALLRGPDQVLLLDEPDNYLDVPGKRWLEERLAETAKTVLFVSHDRELLARAANRVVSVEPSPAGSDVWVHGGGFGTYPEARERRFERFEELRRRWDEQHARLKKLVVDMRQYASRSDDMASRYKAAQTRLRKFEEAGPPQEPPRKQEIRMRLRGGRTGVRAVTCEGLALTGLMKPFDLEVFYGERVAVLGSNGSGKSHFLRLLAGEEVAHTGAWKLGARVVPGHFAQTHAHPELMGRTLLDILWKEHARDRGPATSALRRYELDRQAEQRFDRLSGGQQARFQILLLELCGVTALLLDEPTDNLDLESAQALQDGLEAFEGTVLAVTHDRWFARSFDRYLVFGEDGRVRETAEPVWDERRVRRAR, from the coding sequence ATGGGACATATCGAGGCGGCGCACGTCGAGTACCACCTGCCGGACGGCAGGACGCTGCTGGCGGACGTGTCGTTCCGCGTCGGCGACGGCGAGATCGCCGCGCTGGTCGGGGCCAACGGCGCTGGCAAGACGACGCTGCTGCGGCTGGCCGCCGGCGAGTTGACGCCGCACGGCGGCACGGTGACGGTCAGCGGCGGTCTCGGCGTGATGCCGCAGTTCGTGGGCAGCGTTCGGGACGAGCGCACCGTGCGGGACCTGCTGGTCTCGGTGGCCGAGCGCCGGCTGCGGGAGGCGGCCCTGGCGCTGGACGCGGCCGAGCTGACGATGATGGAGAACGACGACGAGCCGGCCCAGCTCGCCTACGCCCAGGCGCTCTCCGACTGGGGCGAGGCGCGCGGCTACGAGGCGGAGACCCTCTGGGACATCTGCACCGTGGCGGCGCTCGGCGTCCCGTTCGAGCAGGCCAGGTGGCGCGAGGTGCGCACGCTCTCCGGCGGCGAGCAGAAACGGCTGGTGCTTGAGGCGCTGCTGCGCGGCCCCGACCAGGTGCTGCTCCTCGACGAGCCGGACAACTACCTGGATGTGCCGGGCAAGCGCTGGCTGGAGGAGCGGCTGGCCGAGACGGCGAAGACGGTGCTCTTCGTCAGCCACGACCGGGAGTTGCTGGCCCGCGCCGCCAACCGGGTCGTCAGCGTGGAGCCGAGCCCGGCCGGCTCGGACGTGTGGGTGCACGGCGGCGGGTTCGGCACGTATCCCGAGGCGCGGGAGCGGCGCTTCGAGCGGTTCGAGGAGCTGCGGCGGCGCTGGGACGAGCAGCACGCGCGGCTGAAGAAGCTGGTCGTCGACATGCGGCAGTACGCCTCGCGCAGCGACGACATGGCCTCCCGCTACAAGGCGGCGCAGACCAGGCTGCGGAAGTTCGAGGAGGCCGGGCCGCCGCAGGAGCCGCCGCGCAAGCAGGAGATCAGGATGCGGCTGCGCGGCGGGCGCACCGGGGTGCGCGCCGTCACCTGCGAGGGCCTGGCGCTGACCGGCCTGATGAAGCCGTTCGACCTGGAGGTCTTCTACGGCGAGCGGGTCGCGGTGCTCGGGTCCAACGGCTCGGGGAAGTCGCACTTCCTGCGGCTGCTCGCGGGCGAGGAGGTGGCGCACACCGGCGCCTGGAAGCTGGGCGCCCGGGTGGTGCCGGGACACTTCGCGCAGACCCACGCCCATCCGGAGCTGATGGGGCGGACGCTGCTCGACATCCTCTGGAAGGAGCACGCCAGGGACCGGGGCCCGGCCACCTCGGCGCTGCGCCGCTACGAGCTGGACCGGCAGGCCGAGCAGCGCTTCGACCGGCTCTCCGGCGGGCAGCAGGCGCGGTTCCAGATCCTGTTGCTGGAGCTGTGCGGGGTCACCGCGCTGCTGTTGGACGAGCCAACGGACAACCTGGACCTGGAGAGCGCGCAGGCCCTCCAGGACGGCCTTGAGGCGTTCGAGGGGACGGTCCTCGCGGTGACCCACGACCGCTGGTTCGCCCGTTCCTTCGACCGGTACCTGGTCTTCGGCGAGGACGGCCGGGTGCGGGAGACGGCCGAGCCGGTCTGGGACGAACGGCGGGTCCGGCGGGCGCGCTGA
- the truA gene encoding tRNA pseudouridine(38-40) synthase TruA yields MDEEARPESVRVRLDLAYDGREFSGWARQRGRRTVQEELEDALRVVTRAERAPELTVAGRTDAGVHARGQVAHVDLPVEVWAEQRERLLRRLAGRLPHDVRVWRVTAAPPHFDARFSALWRRYAYRVSDHPGGVDPLRRGHVLWHNWPLDVAAMNEASRLLLGEHDFAAYCKRREGATTIRRLLTLEWRRDADGVIEGTVRADAFCHNMVRALVGALLFVGDGHRAPDWPARVLSGGVRDSAVHVVRPHGLTLEEVAYPADDRLADRNREARTLRTLGERA; encoded by the coding sequence GTGGACGAGGAAGCGCGGCCCGAGTCGGTGCGGGTGCGGCTCGATCTGGCGTATGACGGGCGGGAGTTCTCCGGCTGGGCGCGGCAACGGGGCCGGCGCACCGTGCAGGAGGAGCTGGAGGACGCGCTGCGGGTGGTCACCCGGGCGGAGCGGGCGCCCGAGTTGACGGTGGCCGGGCGCACCGACGCGGGGGTGCACGCCAGGGGGCAGGTGGCGCATGTGGACCTGCCGGTCGAGGTGTGGGCCGAGCAGCGGGAGCGGCTGCTGCGCCGGCTGGCCGGCCGGCTGCCGCACGATGTGCGGGTGTGGCGGGTGACGGCGGCGCCGCCGCACTTCGACGCGCGGTTCTCCGCGCTGTGGCGTCGCTACGCCTACCGGGTGAGCGACCATCCGGGCGGCGTCGACCCGCTGCGGCGCGGCCATGTGCTCTGGCACAACTGGCCGTTGGACGTCGCGGCGATGAACGAGGCGTCCCGGCTGCTGTTGGGCGAGCACGACTTCGCCGCCTACTGCAAGCGCAGGGAGGGCGCCACCACCATCCGCCGGCTGCTGACGCTGGAGTGGCGGCGGGACGCGGACGGCGTGATCGAGGGCACCGTGCGGGCCGACGCGTTCTGCCACAACATGGTGCGGGCGCTGGTGGGCGCGCTGCTCTTCGTCGGCGACGGGCATCGGGCGCCCGACTGGCCGGCGCGCGTGCTCTCCGGCGGGGTGCGGGACTCGGCGGTGCATGTGGTGCGCCCGCACGGGCTGACGCTTGAGGAGGTGGCCTATCCGGCGGACGACCGGCTGGCCGACCGCAACCGGGAGGCCCGCACCCTGCGCACCCTGGGGGAGCGGGCCTGA
- the rplQ gene encoding 50S ribosomal protein L17: MPTPTKGRRLGGSPAHERLMVANLATALFEHGRITTTVAKARRLRPVAERLITKAKKGDLHNRRQVMQTIRDKSVVHTLFTEIGPRYENRPGGYTRITKIGPRRGDNAPMAVIELVEALTVQQTAVNEAEGATKRAVKEQQAAETPAESTEATEATEAKDEQAEEKKED; the protein is encoded by the coding sequence ATGCCGACGCCCACGAAGGGCCGCAGGCTCGGCGGCAGCCCCGCCCACGAGCGCCTGATGGTCGCGAACCTCGCCACCGCGCTGTTCGAGCACGGCCGGATCACCACCACGGTGGCCAAGGCCCGCCGGCTGCGTCCGGTCGCCGAGCGGCTGATCACCAAGGCGAAGAAGGGCGATCTGCACAACCGCCGCCAGGTGATGCAGACGATCAGGGACAAGAGCGTGGTGCACACCCTCTTCACCGAGATCGGCCCGCGGTACGAGAACCGCCCCGGCGGTTACACCCGGATCACCAAGATCGGTCCCCGTCGTGGCGACAACGCCCCGATGGCCGTGATCGAGCTGGTCGAGGCGCTCACCGTGCAGCAGACCGCGGTGAACGAGGCCGAGGGCGCCACCAAGCGCGCCGTCAAGGAGCAGCAGGCCGCCGAGACGCCGGCCGAGAGCACCGAGGCCACCGAGGCCACCGAGGCCAAGGACGAGCAGGCCGAGGAGAAGAAGGAGGACTGA